TTTCCTTCCAAAGAGAGTCTTTCAGAGTCAATAAAGTCATTTCACACCTTCTAATCCCAAACAGAAGCTGGATCCTTTGGGAAAGTATGGCTTTTCAGGCTGCAGGCCATCTACACTGAAAGGCCCTGTTAAGGGTGCATAAAAGAAAGTGAGGTGTGAAAACATACACGTCCAGGCTTGCTCTAGGTCCAGGTCCTAAatgcattatgtttttttgaaagTAGACTGATTTAATCCCCGCTATATTATATTGTTACTAAAACCATGAAAATCCTGTTTAAACCTAATTTATAAATGAATGAGTGTGACAGCCATCTAATTGAACATTTTTCAACAATGTGACTTTGGATTTAATACAAAGCTGCCTCGTGTATCTGTTCACACATATAGTGAAGTGTGTAAACCGCATTCTTTATTCATGGACCTGCAGATAATGGTTATTAAGTTTCTTAGGTGGGTCATTGTGTTTGGTAGCAGAGGTGTAACATAGGTCCCTCCGGATCATGGAGTCCCCAGGTCTTAGACCCCCACTCAACAGCTTCTTGGTGCACAAGTGAGCCCTTTGAAGCTGCCACTAATGACATCTGCTGCTGAAGACATCCTTAATTCTTTATTACCATGCAAAGGGATTTGCTATCTTATCACTGCTTTTACGCAAACTTGGCACCATTCATTTGTCTGCTGCATGATACAGCAACACAGATGAGGGCAAAGATATTTCACATGTTCAGCTGCATATTCCCAGAGTCAGTAATTCTGATCCAAATAGAGTTAATGAGGTTCCTCAACACAGCTTGTGATATGATGTTCTGTTAGACTGCTTAGTGTGTttagtgtgtatttgtgtatctaTTAGAGGGCTTCACTACATGAGTTATGGGTGAATTGCAGTGCAATGACAAGTTTCATTTAGGCTAAATAACTCTGCATTATGCTGGGTCAGCTTGGTCATTTTTGAAGGCAAACACAGCAAGgctgccctgcataatgcatatttaatgcaGTGAGATAAACAATTTATCTTTGTTTAGTTTCATGTAGAACGCATCTACTTGAGCCAATTTGTGTTTAATATGTGTACCATCATAGAGGTATGTCCTATTTGCCGCTGTCAGTCTGTGAATCTCCATCTGTTTTGTGTACTGGTTGTTTTTATCAGTGGGTACCTGAATCAGCAAGATACAACTGAACGCAGTTgcgattatttatgtatttcagATTATATTCCTTAAATTGCGGTAAACACAAAATCATTGAATTTAACGTAAGATAAGAACTATTTAGTTCTTGCGTAAGGACCTCTGCTGTAAATATCTAAAGACCTTAATCGGTCTTGTCAGTAGGATACCTGTACATCTATATTATTCATGGTTCAATTCatttactgtgttaacctctaacacttctgctgggacacTGTTCCACtcgtctaccactctctcagtcaagttacactttcttacatgACATAAGCCTCTGAACCTATAGTTTTAGACTGTGGCCTCTTGTCCTAACATTTCTGCTTTTTGAAATATAAATCTCTTCTCTCGTTTATGTTAAACGTTTGTATGTTGGTAAAGCTGTATTGGCTTGTAATTGTGTGATGGTGTTACTGTGTATCGATCTATGTATCACTAGGCGGATGAATCAAtatacttttttgtgtataaatatgttggTGTGTATCCACATTGTTGTACTATGTCTGTGCATCATTGTATACAGTCAATTTAACTACATTGCATATTAGGGCATCTATGGTGGACAGAAAATGCAACGGGACAATTAACAGAAAGATGCCTACTAAGgaaaacacttgaaaacaaTATCTAGGGTAATCTGAAATTGAAGTAAAACAACAAGACAAAGACATCGAGGAGAGAGGAAGTGGAACAGAAAGTGAGACATGAGAGTGTGAAACAGGGAGacagagtgtgtttgtgtgagacaTCTAGAGAGACAGTAAAGCATAACACAAGTGAGACATAGTGACTGAGAAAGATAGCTTGTGAGAAACCACCATTGTGCAAGAGACATATAAAGTGGGGTTAGCGATAACAGTAGATCTTTGTGAATTTGTGCTAGAGGTAGAAGGAGATACAGTGAGGTGACATGAGGGCAAATGTATGACAATGCACACATCAAATTGCTACACCTTAAGTCTATTACTTAAAGTGTATGAAAAGTCACTCAGATGTATACTATAGCTGACAATTTACACTGGCAAATACACACCAAATTATATAATACTGATCATAATAATCTatacaaagaatgcatatacaCATCATACATACCacaaacccacacacatatgtatattaaataatattgtagCATATTAGTATTGTATGTGTAGTTATGTGTCAGTTATCTACATGCACACATGGTAAAGTAGCAGGGGGTGTAGAGTGTAGGGGTGGGGATTTAGCCAGTCCCAGTGTGAGGGGGTGGTGGCACAGGGAATGGATTGGGAGGAGCTGCCAAGATATGGATAGGCTCCTGATTGAAGTCAGTGGGTGGTCTTTTCCCTTTAATTCATCTTTCTAAGGGGGTGGGGAATTCAGGGGATTCTTAAAAGAACCTGAGTGAAGGCAGTTTTCATATCTCACATCCCAGCAGACACACTGCAAGGCTAGTCCACTCTGCTTGTTCAGCTGAAGAACACTCTGCTTCCAGGACTACTGGCACTTTTCTGCTAGACCACTATGTCTTCAAACATGGTAACAATTCCAACCACAATCGCTTATGAATATTATGATTACGCAAATGATTCAGAACAATGTGACGAATCTGATTGGGACTTGTCCTACTCCCTTTTACCTGTTTTTTATATGCTGGTGTTTGTTTTGGGACTGTCTGGAAATGGAGTGGTCATATTCACAGTGTGGAGAGCCAAACCCAAAAGGAGATCTGCAGATACCTACATAGGAAATCTTGccctggctgacctggcatttGTGGTGACCCTGCCTTTGTGGgccacatacactgccctagGATTCCACTGGCCTTTTGGCTCTGCTCTCTGCAAGATCAGCAGCTACCTGGTACTGCTAAATATGTTTGCCAGTGTCTTCTGCCTCAGCTGCCTCAGTTTTGACCGGTACCTGGCTATTGTTCACTCACTATCAAGTGCCAGACTGCGCTCTCGCTCCTCTATGATGATATCACTGGCTGTCATCTGGCTCCTCTCAGGACTCCTTGCACTGCCAAGCTTGATTCTGCGTGATACACGTGTGCAAGACAACTACACCCTCTGCGACCTCGATTTCAGCGGTGTGTCCAGCAAGGAGAATGAGGATTTTTGGATTGGAGGGCTCAGCATCCTTACCACAGTTCCAGGCTTCCTGCTTCCTCTGCTACTCATGACCATCTTCTACTGCTTCATTGGAGGTAAAGTGACCATGCATTTTCAGAATCTAAAGAAGGAGGAACAGAAGAAGAAGCGCCTTCTAAAAATCATCATTACCCTGGTTGTGGTATTTGCCATCTGTTGGTTGCCGTTTCATGTTCTCAAAACCATCCATTTTTTAGACCTAATGGGCTACCTGAAACTCTCCTGCTCAATGCAGAACACAGTTGTCAGCCTGCACCCGTATGCTACTTGCCTGGCATACATCAACAGCTGCCTCAATCCTTTCCTCTATGCTTTCTTTGACCTCAGATTTCgctcacaatgtttttttttttttggacttcaAAAAACTGTCCACGGACAAATCAGCAACACCTCCTCAAGCCTAAGTGCCCAAACCCAAAAATCTGAACTTCATTCTCTCGCAACTAAAGTTTAAATGGGAAGGGATCTGGTGAGATGGGAGAGAAATGCTGTGTTTAAGACTGTGGGGTTCATTGAACTTTATCTCTTAGTGCTGGAATGGAACGGTCCTTTCCTGATAGCGGGGGAAAACTTTAAAAGCTGCTGAATCTTCACACTGGAGCCTGTAAGCTTCCCAAACTTCTGTCTGCCTCGACCTAGACGTACCAGACATACTTACTGACTCCTGGACATTATCCTACTCAATCCCTCTCTATAGTACAAGAGAGCTGGTTGGATAGAGTGGACATTTAATTGGGGCATGTTGACTTTTAACATAATCCCTCTGATACGTGAAGAGATTTGGCATCCAATTTTAGGTTATCTATAACCttgtcatctttttttttttttttttactgactttTGATTTTTGTATATATGGCTTGTTTAAGCACTTGCATAACATTACAGAGCTTTTCTCTAATACACTGGTTAGTGGCAATTATatgtaaaactgtattttttaaatatacttaatCACTTTGCTGCCAAAGGGGACCCGAATCCCTGAAATTTACTTATGTCTTATAGGTAAAAGTATTGTAGATACTGGCACTGGAAGGGCTACATGTGGCCTAGTTTCTTAATTCTACATCTTAAAGTGAGACCAGCAATTCCTTGAAATGCAATGCATTGGTGGCCTCTGTAAGTGTGTTTTGCTctgttgtatgtatatatattttaccctCTCGAAGAGAGACAGCCTTATaaacattttgtataattttgcaGTACAATGCAATAAAACTAATAGACTTTGCCTGAATAAATGGATTCCTGTGTGCTGTTTTTAAGTTAGCAtcacaaaatgaataattagcATGAATGCTTGGATCACAGAAGCAGgcatctcaaagagttaaacaaaTCAAATATGGTTACCTGCTGGGCTAAAGCATTCAGTTCATTCCGGAATAAATCATttgtattctaaaaaaaatatatttgtacacattttacatCCATCTGCATTTAGAAGGAAAACATGTAAGTGTATTAAGAATGAGTCTCTGCATTTGCACAGCTCCTTTGATTCCTCAAGTTAAATATTTGACTAACTAATTTGGAAAAGAGACTGAAGCTTGTAAATAGTTTGAAACAGCACTCCAACAGTGCCTTGTGTGTATCCCAAACAACTCAGTGTCACCACATGCACTTGTAGGGGGTCAAAACCAACAGTACATTATAGCATGCAATGAATACATCGCCCTACGTGTGCAGATATCTGCCATGTGTACACAGGCATATGTGTACTTGTATCAGCATCACAGCCACTTGTCAGTATGTACAAGAAGATCTGCGTCAAACTCAAGAGCCAACAAAAAATTTAGTTgatactttgatttttttttttttaggagacaGGAAAAGTTGCTTCCGCAAAGATAACACAAAAATGTGGGCATCAGCAGTGACCCCGCGGCTCCTTGGATTTGTCCAGCCATAGTGTTATCAGTCTGTGCCGCAGTATCTGCACCTCCCTGTATCTATATTCTACACTACTTGCAGACACGCAGTGCGGGCCAGTCCTTACCTTCTTTCTGCGAACGCACAAACTGTCTGTTCAAACATTCTCAACACAATCTCTGTTCAAATATTTGTCCTTGTGTgttacatatattaataaataccatggtatatgtgtggatatcGGAGTTTGCATACAGCACGTGttctgtgtg
The DNA window shown above is from Spea bombifrons isolate aSpeBom1 chromosome 1, aSpeBom1.2.pri, whole genome shotgun sequence and carries:
- the LOC128499150 gene encoding apelin receptor; the encoded protein is MSSNMVTIPTTIAYEYYDYANDSEQCDESDWDLSYSLLPVFYMLVFVLGLSGNGVVIFTVWRAKPKRRSADTYIGNLALADLAFVVTLPLWATYTALGFHWPFGSALCKISSYLVLLNMFASVFCLSCLSFDRYLAIVHSLSSARLRSRSSMMISLAVIWLLSGLLALPSLILRDTRVQDNYTLCDLDFSGVSSKENEDFWIGGLSILTTVPGFLLPLLLMTIFYCFIGGKVTMHFQNLKKEEQKKKRLLKIIITLVVVFAICWLPFHVLKTIHFLDLMGYLKLSCSMQNTVVSLHPYATCLAYINSCLNPFLYAFFDLRFRSQCFFFFGLQKTVHGQISNTSSSLSAQTQKSELHSLATKV